In Globicephala melas chromosome 20, mGloMel1.2, whole genome shotgun sequence, the genomic window GAAGTTCATGTTCGTGGATGGAGACCGGGCCATCTGCGGCTCCTACAGGTGACTCTGGCTTTctgggggccaggggaggggcggCTCCAGTTCCCAGCTGGTTTCTGCCCTTAATCCTGCCTTGTGACACCCCGGTTATTCCAGTTCACTGGTCCCCAGACTGCTGAGGTGTGAGTGGGGCTGGGCATGCCTGCACGCTGCCCACCCGTCTCGGAAGCAGGCAGAGCGACGCTTTTAGCCGTGAGACTGTTGTTCCTGCCTCGAGGTGTCAGCAGCCAGAGGTGGGCTGTGGGCCAGGCCGGCTGCGTCCTCCCAGGCCCACAGGGCGGTCACTTGGAGAGCTGCTCTCAGGGAGGGGCCAGGATGAGGACGGTGCGGTCTAGCTCTGCCAGCCCTGCCACGCAGGGGGCAGCAAGGCAGGGGCCATCCACGGCCACACGGGGTGGGCACAAGTCACTGTCCAGGCTGCACACCCGCAAGGAGCTTGCCACACAGGCGCTGCCTGAGGTCCCACACCGGGCCTGACGCTGGGGCTCGGGCCCCGTCGGGCCCCGTCCTCTGCCCCTGCTCGCTTCTCTTTAATCCCTTCTGTGGCCACGGTCTGATGGACGCTGGCCTGTGcgtgcaggggggtggggggctgggggctgctccCTCTTCCCGGGCCCTGGGCCCTGCGCCTGACCAGGCTGCCGCCCTTTGTTGCAGCTTCACGTGGTCGGCTGCAAGGACGGACAGGAACGTGATCTCCGTGCTGTCGGGCCAGGTGGTGGAGATATTCGACCGGCAGTTCCAGGAGCTGTACCTCACATCACACGGCGTCAGCCTCAAGGACATCCCCATGGAGAAGGAGCCCGAGCCCGAGCCCGTCGTGCTGCACTCTGTGGTCCCGCAGGTGCCCTCGGGCACCATGGCCAAGAAGCTTGTCAACCCCAAGTACGCGCTGGTCAAGGCCAAGAGTGCTGACGAGATCGCCAAGTTGTCCTCCGAGCAGCGGGAAGCCTCCAGGACCCTGGGGGTGCGGGGCACGGCCCTAGCCGAGCTGCCGGGAGACCACCCCGAGCCGCCCCTGCCCATCCACCCGGGGCTGCTCAACCTGGAACGGGCCAACATGTTTGAATACCTGCCCACGTGGGTGGAGCCGGACCCGGAACCCGGCAGCGACATCCTAGGCTACATCAACATCATCGACCCCAACATCTGgaacccccagcccagccagaTGAACCGCATCAAGATCCAGGACACATCCCAGGCCAGGACCCAGCTgtggaggcagagccaggactccagccccgccccccagcccagATCCCCCCAGGACGCGGTCCCAGCCGAGAACAGCCGCCCCCAGGGGGACACCGAGCCACGGCCTCCTGTGGCCAAGCCCCGCACAGTCCCGGTGGCAGACCTGCTTGCCCAGGAGGGCGGCGGTGTTGGCTGGGCCCTGGCAACCCCAGACGGGCAGGCAGCCCACAACCGGACGGACCACGGGCTCCCCAGGACGGCAGGCCCAGGCCATGCCCCGCTTCAGTACCAGCTGTCTATGACCCAGGATGACCCCGACGGCGGGGGGCCGGTGGTCCCCAatgggctggagggagaggaggaggaagacgaCGACGACTACGTGACCCTCAGTGACCAGGACAGCCTCTCAGGCAGCTCTGGCCGTGGCCCTGGCCCCGAGCGGCCCTCGGTGGTCTCCTCATCTGTGTCAGATGAGTGTTCTGAGGTGATGGAGCGCTCGGCCGCCCTCCGGAGCTGCCACTCAGAGCAGGTGGCCAACGGGTCAGCCCAGCCCCCCCGCCAACATCTGAGCACTCCCCACATGACCCGTGGGACCTTTGGTGGACCCCTGGGTGGCTCCTCGTGGGCCCAGGgtcaggagagagaagaggcaggCGCTCTGAGGATGCAGGCCCCACACCTGGCAGACAAGGAGGCACAGGTGGGTCGGGGCCCCTGCGCACCGGGGTCCTGGGAGCCCCTCCCCCACGCGTGAGCACCCAAAGGTGCCGTCTGCTGGGCAGCCGCCTCCCCAGGTCATTACCCAGCATCCCATAAAGGCAACCTGAGCCAGCTACCAGGATCCGAAAggaaacacacaacacacccagaggTTTCAGGGGTGTGGTGTTATGTGGGTGGTCTGCTCCCTAGTTTGTGGATGAGGAGATGGCGGCGGCACAGAGATGTTCCTTCACACcctgagatcacacagcagtAGGTAGTCTTTGCCCGGACCTTATGTCAAGCCATCTCCGTGTCGATCCCTTTGACTGTGGCCCTGGGGACcactcccctccccgctcccccagGCCGGGAAACACCTTGCCTCTGTCCTTGACCTCTCCTCCTGGTGACCTCTGCACCCTGcagccagcccagcccccagggccCGTCCTACCTGGGAACAGCACACGGCTGATCATGCCCGGCATGATGATCAGGCCCATGGGCAGCATCTTGAGGTAGCTGGCCAGGATGGAGCCCCCCTTGGCGTGGTTCAGGTCCCTGGCGGACAGTGAGCGCTGCACGAtgacctgggggcagggggaggcagtGAGCCCCAGCCTCCTCGGGATTTCTCGCCCGTGGGCCTCAGGGAGTGTGTGAGTTAGGTGCTGTCCCACTAGCCCGAGACCGGCCTGAGACAACCGCGCCCACCCTAACACAGCATCCCTGCCAGTTGTCTGAGCACCTGGGGCCAAGGTTCTCTCCGGGGACTCAGTCTCCCTAGCTGTCGAGGAGGGAAGGTGTTGGTCCTGAGCAGCCCGTCACCCTGGCAGTTGTCAGGGCGGGAGAAGACCCTGGGTGGGTAGGTTATCAGGGACACCCCCCCACCTCCTGCACCCTCACGAGAGGCTGGCAGGCTCATGCACGTGCCAAGAGCAGACGCTGGTTCCAACTGTGTCGTGTCCCTGGCAGAGGTCTGGGGCTTTAGGACCTGGGTTTGGGGAAGCTTGCGTTTCAGTAATGGAAGGAGCTAGAAGCTGCAGCATGAGGGCAACTCTTCATGTAGCCTCAGGCAGCTCCTGCCTGGGCCTCTGCTTCCAGATCTGCAGAATGGGAGGGGGGTAGTTGGAACTGATGGCATCTGAGATCTCTCCCAGTTCTGACACCAAAAAAAGAATGTGGGACtttaaacagctttactgagacgTGATTCACACACAGTTCAGCCACATAAAGTGTACACCTCCatggtttttagtatgttcacagagttgtgcagtcTATAACTTTGAAATACAAGTATTTTTCCTTCGGTGTTCTGCAGTTTAAATCACCTCCTGCAATCCAGAAGTAGGAATTCTTTgtgattttaagttattttccaaACACGCAGGTTTGACAGGTAGCTCCTAGCATCTCCCTCTAGACACAGCTCTTGGTGAAGCATTAATTACAGGGTGCCAGGGCAGGGCAAGCTCTAAAACAGATTTTTCTCTGGTAGATCAGGCAGGGATGGGGTCATTTTCAAAGCTCTCAGGGTGCAGCCCACTGAATCCACTAGAATATTCCTTGGTGTCCATTGGGAGACTCCACCCTCCCCGGCTCATCCTCCAGCACCTTTTCATCAACGGGAGAAAATAACCTGGGTTTACATCAAAGCAAAGGGGCTCCAGGGCATTCTGGGAAATAGTGGCTTGTAGCCTGTTCTCCATCAGAGGACCCCAGATGCTTTCTCTATGTGgtcttttccatcttttcccAAGGTCTTACCTGGCTGAAGATAGTCAGTACTTAATAGTCGTGGACCTAGTGGGCCATGCTCGATCTAATGTCTGACGCCTAGGGAACAGTTAACATCCAACGGAACAAATGCAGACTCATCATGTCAGGCGTAGGAGTGGAAACAGCCTTTGTTTTAGGAGGAACCTGTTTCCACCACTGTACTCGAACTCCCTCCACTTTCACAAAAGTGGTTTTTGTAAAGGCCCAAAATTGCGTGTGTCCATCTCAGAGGCCCCTTAGTGCTCATTTGTGTTTAGGGTCCTTAAGAGAAACTGTCGTGTGTTTCTTCAGAGGCCCATCTAAGTGTCTCagagaaaatgagatgaaaatcGTACTCCTGTAATGGAGCTCTGGATCAGAGGTGATTATCCCTCAAGATTTAGGCTTCTGAGCAGTTTGTCATATTCACCTCAAGGTCCAGAAGCGAAGGCATGCCCTTGGAGGTGTGCTCACTCGCACTTACTGTGGAGCGCAGTCCCACAGAGGCTGAATAGCACTTGGATGTTGGCTGGACCGcgtctaaaaatagaactctgggacttccctggcagtccagtggttaggactctgtgctttccctgccgagggcgtgggttcaatccctggtcggggaactaagatcccacaagccctgtgATGCagcccaggggaaaaaaaaaaaaaaagaactctgacCTGCCCGGGAAGCCACCCCGTTACGTACAATAAACAGCTCTCAGAGCCACGCAGGAAGGCCGACGGTTATCTCCAGTAACCGCTGAGGAGGCTGCACGATGACTGCTCTAACAGTTAGCCCCAGGTGGCCAGGACCTAATCAGTAACTGACAGCATCTCTAACTTTTGTCCCCTGCTCGCTTCCTACCCGCACCAATCACAGGGTCGCCCCACCTCCCGTGTCCCCGGGCCGCGGCCTCCCATCAGGACCTCTGCAGAACTCTCTGGCTCATCTGCCTGCCTTTCAGCCTCTGCCAAATGTGAGGGACGGAAGCTGCCTCCCGTTTGCTGTAGCTCAAAATAAACTGCCTTTGCttttcttagttaaaaaaaaaaaaaaaaaaaaaaaatgacagggtGCCCGGGCTGGCGGCGTGGGGTCTGCAGGGCAAGCTGATTCCAGTCCTGCCTCTCCGCCAGCTCCTGTGACGTGCCGTAAGTCCTTTCCTCGCttggggcctcagtctccccgtcTAGACAGCTTCTCTGTAGACCCTTCCCCTGTGATGTCCTGTGATTACAAGAGCCCAGGGCCGCGCTCCCCGCGGGAGAGAAGAGTTTCCCTAAATCCCTGCGTGTCTTCCCTTATTTTGCTCCGTGCTCTTGGCGGCCAGCCCCGGGAGGTGGGCGGGACAGCCGTGGTCGCCCCATTCTACAGCTGGAGAAGCTGAGGCTCGGTGCCCCAGCAGGCAAGGCCGGGGCCTCCCCGGCAGCACCCTCCCAGTGCCTCTCTGCACAGGCCCTGCCGGAGGCCAGCTCCCTCTCCCGGCCCGGCCACTGGACCTCCCCGAACCGCTCTGTCCTCGCCTGCAAGATGTGACATGACCCCCGACCTGCAGGGTTGCTGCAAATCCTGGATGAGGCCGCGTGTGGACGGCCAAGCCCGTGCCCGGGTGGCCGGCTGCGAGTCACCAAGTTTAGGCGTTCATCAGGGCCACCTCAGGGTCAGCCACGGCCCTGTGCCGCCCAGGAGCATTTGGACCCCTTGGCTGTGAGATGGGGACAAGAGAGCCCACGGGAACACGGGGAGAAACGAGGCAACGGGGCCCATGCACTTGACACTGCACCTGACCTGCGCGGGAGCCTGAAAAGTGGTGGCCGCCACGAGGACTGACCCAGCTGCTGCCTGAAAGACAGCCCGTCTGAAACTGCAGCAGCGGCAGGTGACGCGAGGAGCGCCGGCACCACGGGAGCGGGCAGGCCCCAAGGCCCCTCGGGTCTGTGCGCCTCCTGGGGGTGCTGACTGAGCGGCTGAGGTCGGGGAGGGGTGTGGCAGCTCTCTGCCCACCGGGCCTCTGCCTCCTGTTTATTGGGTTTGCTGGGCTCTGATGTCGCCTACGCACTGTGGCTGAGCTGGGAGACACTGAGAAGCCT contains:
- the FAM83G gene encoding protein FAM83G, whose amino-acid sequence is MAFSQVQCLDDSHVNWRSSEAKPEFFYSEGQRLALEALVARGPDAFYEVLKRENIRDFLSELELRRIVETIEVYDPGSEDPRASGQPRGPEDGELGDGEEGSGEEGARIEAETLPSLEYWPQKSDRSIPKLDLGWPDTIAYRGVTRASVYMQPPIDGQAHIKEVVRKMVSQAQKVIAVVMDMFTDVDIFKDLLDASFKRKVAVYIIVDESNVKYFLHMCERARMHLGHLKNLRVRSSGGTEFFTRSATKFKGALAQKFMFVDGDRAICGSYSFTWSAARTDRNVISVLSGQVVEIFDRQFQELYLTSHGVSLKDIPMEKEPEPEPVVLHSVVPQVPSGTMAKKLVNPKYALVKAKSADEIAKLSSEQREASRTLGVRGTALAELPGDHPEPPLPIHPGLLNLERANMFEYLPTWVEPDPEPGSDILGYINIIDPNIWNPQPSQMNRIKIQDTSQARTQLWRQSQDSSPAPQPRSPQDAVPAENSRPQGDTEPRPPVAKPRTVPVADLLAQEGGGVGWALATPDGQAAHNRTDHGLPRTAGPGHAPLQYQLSMTQDDPDGGGPVVPNGLEGEEEEDDDDYVTLSDQDSLSGSSGRGPGPERPSVVSSSVSDECSEVMERSAALRSCHSEQVANGSAQPPRQHLSTPHMTRGTFGGPLGGSSWAQGQEREEAGALRMQAPHLADKEAQGQRFHHYRVPRDKDAFPQPSRTLGPPQYRPAANGAQSSGRKAGPAVAAPQHWQAKGGPEPCELPGPGTPRLARNASPQADVRAAEEHSSPFGIPYSKLSQLKHLKARMGGQWASSDSKRQAQAPRDCKDP